Proteins encoded within one genomic window of Zavarzinia compransoris:
- a CDS encoding metallophosphoesterase, with protein sequence MARFWVLSDLHIDASPFEAPAETPACDGVIIAGDTCSRLSERVLPWIAETFGGRGHPVIYVPGNHCYWNTNAAYENEKAATVADNLGITLLAAGETAIVAGARIVGATLWTDYKIAGDAQSSMRHSLDRMNDHRRIRFGAEYRKWLPTHASAIHAQHLQAIRTALAPPFDGPSIVVTHHAPAPQSLRQGKVTEFLDGAYASDLKEFIESTSPDLWIHGHVHVSRDYWIGKTRILANPRGYVVARTGLRGKSLPAEVENPAFEPALISEV encoded by the coding sequence ATGGCCAGGTTCTGGGTGCTGAGCGATCTCCATATCGACGCCTCCCCCTTCGAGGCGCCGGCGGAAACGCCTGCCTGCGACGGGGTCATCATTGCCGGGGATACGTGTTCCAGGCTTTCGGAGCGTGTTCTGCCGTGGATAGCGGAAACCTTCGGCGGGCGGGGGCATCCCGTCATCTATGTGCCGGGCAACCATTGTTACTGGAACACCAACGCCGCCTATGAAAACGAAAAGGCCGCCACGGTCGCTGATAACCTTGGGATCACACTTCTCGCCGCCGGTGAGACCGCCATCGTCGCCGGCGCCCGCATCGTCGGCGCGACGCTCTGGACTGATTACAAGATCGCCGGGGATGCGCAGAGCAGCATGCGGCACTCCCTCGACCGGATGAACGATCACCGGCGCATCCGCTTTGGGGCCGAGTATCGGAAGTGGCTGCCGACACATGCATCGGCCATCCACGCCCAGCACCTCCAGGCGATCCGGACCGCGCTGGCGCCGCCGTTCGATGGCCCTTCCATCGTGGTTACGCACCACGCCCCGGCCCCGCAATCGCTTCGCCAGGGCAAGGTGACTGAGTTCCTTGACGGGGCCTATGCCAGCGACCTGAAGGAATTCATCGAGTCGACATCGCCCGATCTCTGGATTCACGGCCATGTGCACGTCAGCCGCGACTACTGGATCGGAAAAACGCGAATTCTCGCCAATCCCCGCGGCTATGTGGTCGCACGGACCGGTCTGCGCGGGAAATCGTTGCCTGCCGAGGTCGAGAATCCGGCCTTCGAGCCAGCCCTGATTTCAGAGGTCTGA
- a CDS encoding MaoC family dehydratase N-terminal domain-containing protein, with product MIDRKWLGHVSAPAELALDRARLRFFAEAIGETDPVYTDVEAARAAGYADLPAPPTFLFAAEMDSGATMRTLADLEIPLAKVLHGEQGFTYHRPACAGDVITVISKIVDIYDKKGGALEFVVKQSEARNQHGELVAALRSTLVCRH from the coding sequence ATGATCGACCGGAAATGGCTCGGCCATGTCTCGGCCCCCGCCGAACTGGCGCTCGACCGCGCGCGCCTGCGCTTCTTCGCCGAGGCGATCGGCGAAACCGACCCTGTCTATACCGATGTCGAGGCGGCGCGGGCCGCCGGCTATGCCGACCTGCCGGCGCCGCCGACCTTCCTGTTCGCCGCCGAGATGGACAGCGGCGCCACCATGCGGACATTGGCGGACCTCGAGATCCCGCTGGCCAAGGTCCTGCACGGCGAACAGGGCTTCACCTATCACCGCCCGGCCTGTGCCGGCGATGTAATCACAGTGATATCGAAGATCGTCGATATCTACGACAAGAAGGGCGGCGCGCTCGAATTCGTCGTCAAGCAGTCGGAGGCACGCAACCAGCACGGCGAACTGGTGGCCGCATTGCGCTCCACCCTGGTCTGCCGGCATTGA
- a CDS encoding MaoC family dehydratase yields the protein MNPIDTVQPGQELPPLTLAPVDRTTLFLFGGASGDHNPIHIDLDFARKAGMPDVFAHGMLGMAWMGRLLTRWAPQARLRRFSARFQGITHLGNAITVRGRVAEIVEVEGERCARIEVTNTNQFGQVKIVGDALVALG from the coding sequence ATGAACCCCATAGATACCGTCCAGCCCGGCCAGGAACTGCCGCCGCTGACCCTGGCCCCTGTCGACCGCACGACGCTGTTCCTGTTCGGCGGCGCCTCGGGCGATCACAATCCGATCCATATCGATCTCGATTTCGCGCGGAAGGCCGGCATGCCGGACGTCTTCGCCCACGGCATGCTGGGCATGGCCTGGATGGGACGCCTGCTGACCCGCTGGGCGCCGCAGGCCCGGCTGCGCCGGTTCTCCGCCCGCTTCCAGGGCATCACCCACCTCGGCAATGCCATCACCGTGCGCGGCAGGGTGGCGGAAATCGTCGAGGTCGAGGGCGAGCGCTGCGCTCGCATCGAGGTCACCAACACAAACCAGTTCGGCCAGGTCAAGATCGTCGGCGACGCGCTGGTCGCGCTCGGCTGA
- a CDS encoding group I intron-associated PD-(D/E)XK endonuclease — MIARQIAFRHFPHIDKDAASHFGCHIGLIGEHLVAARLISWGYNTIVVGNNLPYDLITEVGHQTVRIQVKSKLGGNGDSWTFDLTPSSAGRTKDGPNRYARTDFHLAALVVLRMGYVSFTASAARSFEVRIPTARMLDPDYERHQFEALLFDVGALSKEQFHALRGHVGAPGPDHT, encoded by the coding sequence TTGATCGCTCGCCAAATCGCCTTTCGCCATTTCCCCCACATCGATAAGGATGCCGCGAGCCATTTCGGCTGCCATATCGGTCTCATCGGCGAGCATCTCGTCGCCGCCCGCCTGATTTCCTGGGGCTACAATACGATCGTCGTCGGCAACAATCTGCCCTATGACCTCATCACTGAAGTCGGTCACCAGACCGTTCGCATCCAGGTGAAGTCGAAGCTGGGCGGCAACGGCGATTCCTGGACCTTCGACCTCACCCCGAGCAGTGCCGGCCGGACCAAAGATGGCCCGAACCGCTATGCCCGCACGGATTTTCATCTGGCAGCGCTGGTCGTCCTGCGCATGGGCTACGTCTCGTTCACGGCGTCGGCGGCCAGATCTTTCGAAGTGCGTATTCCGACGGCCCGGATGCTCGATCCCGACTACGAACGGCATCAGTTCGAAGCCCTTCTCTTCGATGTCGGCGCCCTGTCGAAAGAGCAGTTCCATGCCTTGCGCGGCCATGTCGGCGCGCCGGGACCGGACCACACCTGA
- a CDS encoding helix-turn-helix domain-containing protein: protein MTDTDKPDRSRSSTSHKDELGTPLAPREIQCLQLIAQGKTDDVIAGLFSISRKTVNWYVERAKRRLGATTRGQALIEALKRGYIHLHDGPDVQAQNKNPSSAD from the coding sequence ATGACTGACACGGACAAGCCAGATCGGAGCCGATCCAGCACGAGCCACAAGGATGAGTTGGGGACGCCCCTCGCGCCTCGCGAGATTCAGTGCTTGCAATTGATCGCGCAGGGCAAGACCGACGACGTCATCGCCGGCCTGTTCTCGATCTCAAGAAAGACTGTCAATTGGTACGTCGAGCGTGCCAAGCGCCGGCTCGGCGCCACGACACGCGGGCAAGCCCTGATCGAGGCCCTGAAACGCGGTTACATCCACCTTCACGATGGCCCGGACGTCCAGGCGCAAAACAAGAATCCATCGTCTGCCGATTGA
- a CDS encoding MarR family winged helix-turn-helix transcriptional regulator: protein MAEEANAALGELIPYLARLLNKELSDALRPLGLSPAQYDVLEFIWSEGATSPKIVIERRAVEPSSVSGTLSRLERDGFVTRIPDPDDRRSLLVKPTERAIALEAPARAAVLAVLTKVTQGWADRSVDLFIRAVRRAIQQLERP from the coding sequence ATGGCGGAAGAAGCGAATGCGGCGTTGGGCGAACTGATCCCCTATCTTGCGCGACTGCTGAACAAGGAACTGTCGGACGCTCTGCGTCCGCTGGGGCTTTCGCCGGCTCAATATGATGTCCTTGAGTTCATCTGGAGCGAGGGGGCGACCTCACCGAAAATCGTCATTGAGCGGCGAGCGGTGGAGCCCTCTTCGGTGTCGGGCACATTGTCCCGTCTGGAGCGCGACGGCTTCGTGACGCGAATACCGGATCCCGATGACCGGCGCTCTTTGCTGGTCAAACCGACGGAACGGGCAATCGCGCTGGAGGCGCCCGCCCGTGCTGCGGTACTGGCGGTACTAACTAAAGTTACCCAAGGATGGGCGGATAGAAGCGTCGACCTTTTCATCCGGGCAGTCCGTCGGGCCATTCAACAACTCGAACGGCCTTGA
- a CDS encoding metallophosphoesterase has translation MRITATIPTSGWSDFLVETRFKGHVIGDMHGVSSILEVALNIVDERGGTLVTLGDYIDRGPDSLGVIDMRIEAGKRLDPIGFAGKHDRFLWRSIQDRRPAKYWLENGDWMLMRELGGSLSVETLGAERAAFLYGLIDDHRAGDLVFSPRRDSDLDRQFRRCPSSRRRDGRGHGCAR, from the coding sequence ATGAGGATCACCGCCACCATCCCGACCTCGGGCTGGTCAGACTTCCTGGTCGAGACGAGATTCAAGGGGCACGTGATCGGTGACATGCACGGCGTGTCGTCGATCCTTGAGGTCGCCCTCAACATCGTGGACGAGCGCGGCGGAACCCTCGTAACACTCGGCGACTATATCGATCGCGGGCCTGACAGCCTCGGCGTCATCGACATGCGGATCGAGGCAGGAAAGCGGCTCGATCCGATCGGGTTCGCCGGCAAACACGATCGGTTCCTCTGGCGGTCCATCCAAGATCGGCGCCCGGCCAAATATTGGCTGGAAAACGGCGACTGGATGCTCATGCGCGAGCTTGGCGGAAGCCTCTCGGTCGAGACGCTCGGCGCAGAACGCGCAGCGTTTCTGTACGGCCTCATCGACGACCACAGGGCCGGCGATCTTGTCTTTAGTCCACGCCGGGATTCCGACTTGGACCGACAGTTTCGCCGATGCCCGTCATCTAGACGCCGAGATGGAAGGGGACACGGATGCGCTCGATGA
- a CDS encoding S8 family peptidase: protein MSVPSIANTRLIAHASIIALTAALAACGGGGSGGPLGGIVTPTPTPTPTPTPTPTPTPTPTPTPTPTPTPTPTPTPTPTPTPTPTPTPTPTPTPTPTPTPTPTPGASSFETPEYFAGRNLSGINASEAYARGFTGAGQKIAIIDLPARQSHEAFAGGKIDENVSALTFSSTPASAFPGEDHGTQVAAVAAGNRDGLGGHGVAYDATLLTVIAGEGGRLASNRYIAEGVRISADRDATIINLSLGSSEFALSAGTDLVSASVYAANKGAILVFGAGNFGAGVNGANPIASGRMPLENNSLLGHFVTAVALNRDLTGIADYSNRCGTAADWCIAAPADVYTATAAGDSSYGDIAGTSMATPIVSGSLAVIQQAFPTLTDEQVISRMFATANKSGVFADRTIYGNGMLDLGAATAPIGTLLVSTPAGATTPASATSFSTGGAFGGGPELSSLAIALVDSFDHALFPGQMTAMVRSRRWQPSYGDTLSGFGMALFADPLRSSDGRSSFVSYETNRLGSASDFTTRNGDGPVQAYEARLAFGKDSTAFAGVNADVDRFAADLSGAPIATSLAISSNLLTPAYLGQASGGLATGFSAGIGRGLHISGGFFMSPPDDDAGVAFSGRDTGDRGYVAGVRQGFGDVTLGLELGRLDETGDALGASGTGALSILGATTDFVGISASVRLTEKAFLFGRYTVGYTDVGSDGNSLVSDVSGLRSDAWSLGIAGTEQFVRGDTWGIFASQPMRVMDGDMTVSRVAGASDDGRVLVESTRVGIGADGRQINYEGWYAAPVGDGSVLGMAFRYVVEPGNDAGASSDAAALLRYRSRF from the coding sequence ATGTCCGTCCCGTCTATCGCCAATACCAGACTGATTGCCCATGCTTCCATTATTGCGTTGACGGCGGCGCTGGCGGCTTGCGGCGGCGGCGGTAGCGGCGGGCCTCTGGGGGGGATCGTCACGCCCACCCCGACGCCGACGCCCACCCCGACGCCGACGCCTACCCCGACGCCGACACCCACCCCGACGCCGACACCCACCCCGACGCCGACACCCACCCCGACGCCGACACCCACCCCGACGCCGACACCCACCCCGACGCCGACGCCCACCCCGACGCCGACGCCCACCCCGACGCCGACGCCGACGCCGGGCGCCTCCTCGTTCGAGACCCCGGAATATTTCGCCGGCCGTAACCTGTCGGGCATCAACGCCTCGGAAGCATACGCCCGTGGTTTCACCGGTGCCGGCCAGAAGATCGCAATCATCGATCTTCCCGCCCGCCAGTCGCACGAAGCCTTCGCCGGCGGGAAGATCGATGAAAACGTCTCTGCCCTGACATTCTCCTCGACGCCGGCTTCGGCATTTCCGGGCGAAGACCACGGCACGCAGGTCGCCGCAGTCGCCGCCGGCAATCGCGATGGCCTCGGCGGGCACGGTGTCGCCTATGACGCCACCCTGCTCACCGTCATCGCTGGCGAAGGCGGGCGCCTTGCCAGTAACCGCTATATTGCCGAAGGCGTTCGCATTTCCGCTGACCGCGATGCGACGATCATCAATCTGAGCCTGGGATCCTCCGAGTTCGCGCTCTCGGCGGGGACCGACCTCGTTTCTGCCTCCGTCTACGCCGCGAACAAGGGCGCCATTCTCGTCTTCGGCGCCGGCAACTTCGGCGCGGGCGTCAATGGCGCCAACCCGATCGCGTCCGGCCGCATGCCGCTGGAGAACAACAGCCTGCTCGGCCATTTCGTCACGGCGGTGGCGCTGAACCGCGACCTTACGGGCATCGCCGACTATTCCAACCGCTGCGGGACGGCAGCGGACTGGTGCATCGCCGCTCCGGCGGACGTCTATACCGCAACGGCGGCGGGGGACAGCAGCTATGGTGACATCGCCGGGACGTCGATGGCGACCCCGATCGTGAGCGGTTCGCTGGCGGTCATCCAGCAGGCATTCCCGACCCTGACCGACGAACAGGTGATCAGCCGCATGTTCGCGACGGCCAACAAGAGCGGGGTATTCGCCGACAGGACGATCTATGGCAACGGCATGCTCGACCTCGGCGCTGCCACGGCCCCGATCGGTACGCTTCTCGTGTCGACCCCGGCCGGCGCGACGACGCCGGCCTCGGCCACGTCCTTCAGCACCGGCGGCGCCTTCGGCGGCGGGCCCGAACTCTCCTCGCTCGCGATTGCGCTGGTCGACAGCTTCGACCATGCGCTTTTCCCCGGCCAGATGACGGCGATGGTCCGCTCGCGCCGCTGGCAACCCAGCTACGGCGACACCCTGTCGGGCTTCGGCATGGCACTGTTCGCGGATCCCCTGCGGTCGAGCGACGGGCGATCGTCCTTCGTTTCCTACGAGACCAACCGCCTCGGTTCCGCTTCCGACTTCACCACCCGCAACGGTGATGGTCCCGTACAGGCTTATGAGGCCCGCCTGGCCTTCGGCAAGGACAGCACTGCCTTTGCCGGGGTCAACGCCGATGTCGACCGCTTCGCAGCCGACCTGTCCGGGGCTCCCATCGCCACGAGCCTTGCCATCAGCAGCAACCTGCTCACGCCGGCCTACCTGGGACAAGCATCCGGCGGCCTCGCCACCGGCTTCTCGGCCGGCATCGGCCGAGGCCTGCATATCTCGGGCGGCTTCTTCATGTCTCCGCCCGACGACGACGCCGGCGTTGCCTTCTCGGGGCGCGACACCGGCGACCGCGGCTACGTCGCCGGTGTGCGGCAGGGTTTCGGCGACGTGACCCTGGGGCTGGAACTGGGCCGGCTCGACGAGACCGGCGACGCCCTGGGCGCCAGCGGCACCGGCGCTTTGAGCATTCTCGGCGCGACCACCGACTTCGTGGGAATCAGTGCCTCGGTTCGGCTCACCGAAAAAGCGTTCCTTTTCGGGCGCTACACCGTCGGGTACACGGATGTCGGGTCCGACGGAAACAGCCTCGTCTCCGACGTTTCCGGCTTGCGTTCCGATGCCTGGTCGCTCGGCATCGCCGGCACCGAACAATTCGTTCGCGGCGATACCTGGGGCATCTTCGCCTCCCAGCCGATGCGGGTGATGGACGGTGACATGACCGTGAGCCGCGTGGCCGGAGCGTCCGACGACGGGCGCGTGCTGGTGGAAAGCACGCGCGTCGGTATCGGCGCCGATGGGCGCCAGATCAACTACGAGGGCTGGTACGCCGCCCCCGTCGGAGACGGGTCAGTTCTCGGCATGGCCTTCCGCTATGTCGTCGAGCCGGGCAACGATGCCGGTGCCTCCAGCGACGCCGCCGCCCTCCTGCGCTATCGCAGCCGCTTCTGA
- a CDS encoding lipid-transfer protein: MSKVIVAGVGMIPFVKPGASKPYPEMAAAALGVALADAGLDYAAIRQAYVGYVYGDSTAGQRALYATGMTGIPVFNVNNNCSTGSSALFLARQAVESGAVDCALALGFEQMNPGALGAMFNDRPSPFEPFDTVTDRLVGHGEIPLALRYFGGAGLAHMQQYGTPLETFAKIRAKASRHAANNPMSLFRQVVTAEDVLASPVMWPGVMTRLMACPPTCGAAAAILCSADFAARHGLDATVRIRAQAMTTDTPLTFEAGDMREVVGFSMAKSAAAEVYAAAGIGPEDIDVVELHDCFAHNELITYEAIGLCPPGGAQKFVDDGDNTYGGRYVTNPSGGLLSKGHPLGATGLAQCTELVQQLRGQADRRQVEGARIALQHNLGLGGACVVTLYEKH; encoded by the coding sequence ATGAGCAAGGTCATCGTTGCCGGTGTCGGCATGATCCCCTTCGTCAAACCCGGGGCCAGCAAGCCCTATCCCGAGATGGCGGCGGCGGCGCTCGGCGTCGCGCTGGCCGATGCCGGGCTCGACTATGCCGCGATCCGGCAGGCCTATGTCGGCTATGTCTATGGCGATTCCACCGCCGGCCAGCGTGCGCTCTATGCCACGGGCATGACCGGCATCCCGGTCTTCAATGTGAACAACAATTGCTCGACCGGCTCTTCCGCCCTGTTCCTGGCCCGTCAGGCGGTCGAGAGCGGCGCCGTCGATTGCGCCCTGGCACTTGGTTTCGAGCAGATGAACCCCGGTGCCCTGGGCGCCATGTTCAACGACCGGCCGAGCCCCTTCGAGCCCTTCGACACGGTGACCGACCGGCTGGTGGGGCATGGCGAGATCCCGCTGGCGCTGCGCTATTTCGGCGGCGCCGGCCTCGCCCACATGCAGCAATACGGCACCCCGCTCGAGACCTTCGCCAAGATCCGCGCCAAGGCCAGCCGCCATGCCGCCAACAACCCCATGTCCCTGTTCCGCCAGGTGGTGACGGCCGAGGATGTGCTGGCCTCGCCGGTGATGTGGCCGGGCGTGATGACCAGGCTGATGGCCTGCCCGCCCACTTGCGGCGCCGCGGCGGCCATCCTGTGTTCGGCCGATTTCGCCGCGCGCCATGGTCTCGATGCGACGGTGCGGATCCGCGCCCAGGCCATGACCACCGACACGCCGCTGACCTTCGAGGCCGGCGACATGCGCGAGGTGGTCGGCTTCTCCATGGCGAAGAGCGCGGCCGCCGAAGTCTATGCGGCGGCGGGCATCGGGCCCGAGGATATCGACGTGGTTGAACTCCACGACTGTTTCGCCCACAACGAACTCATCACCTATGAGGCGATCGGTCTCTGTCCGCCCGGCGGGGCGCAGAAATTCGTCGATGACGGCGACAATACCTATGGCGGCCGCTATGTCACCAACCCCTCGGGCGGGCTGCTGTCGAAGGGCCACCCGCTCGGCGCCACCGGCCTCGCGCAATGCACCGAACTCGTGCAGCAATTGCGCGGCCAGGCCGACCGGCGCCAGGTCGAGGGGGCACGGATCGCCCTGCAGCACAACCTCGGCCTTGGCGGCGCCTGCGTCGTCACCCTTTATGAAAAGCACTGA
- a CDS encoding enoyl-CoA hydratase/isomerase family protein has protein sequence MGEHRATFGEVEAELGEDGVAIVTLNRPARLNALTTAVMEAVTRALAWAAGQGPCRVIVLAGAGRAFCAGMDLVDGLSGADDPAADPVHARYEALRAGTAMVLAVTETPQPVIAAVHGPAVGAGFALAVAADLRFCGPGARFDAPFHRLGASAGDLGLSWRLPRLIGPARAARLFYTNGSLSAEEARDLGLAETDPAPLAAALRLAREIAGHPLLGVRMTKELLNASLDCAGFRAHLATEMRSQVIALGTREHADAVAAFRARR, from the coding sequence TTGGGGGAACATCGGGCAACATTTGGCGAGGTCGAGGCCGAATTGGGCGAGGACGGGGTCGCCATCGTCACCCTGAACCGGCCGGCACGGCTGAACGCCCTGACGACGGCGGTGATGGAGGCGGTGACCCGGGCCCTGGCCTGGGCGGCCGGGCAGGGGCCGTGCCGGGTGATCGTCCTGGCCGGGGCCGGCCGGGCCTTCTGCGCCGGCATGGATCTGGTGGACGGCCTGAGCGGGGCCGATGATCCGGCCGCCGACCCGGTGCATGCCCGCTACGAGGCGCTGCGCGCCGGCACCGCGATGGTCCTTGCCGTCACCGAAACCCCGCAGCCGGTGATCGCCGCCGTCCATGGGCCGGCGGTCGGCGCCGGCTTCGCCCTGGCGGTCGCGGCGGACCTGCGGTTCTGCGGGCCGGGGGCGCGCTTCGATGCCCCCTTTCACCGGCTCGGGGCCAGCGCCGGCGACCTTGGCCTGTCGTGGCGGCTGCCGCGGCTGATCGGCCCGGCCCGGGCCGCCCGGCTGTTCTATACCAACGGCAGCCTGAGCGCCGAGGAGGCCCGCGACCTCGGGCTGGCCGAAACCGATCCGGCACCGCTGGCGGCGGCGCTGCGCCTGGCGCGCGAGATCGCGGGGCATCCCTTGCTCGGCGTGCGCATGACCAAGGAATTGCTGAACGCCAGCCTCGATTGCGCCGGCTTCCGCGCGCATCTCGCGACCGAGATGCGGTCCCAGGTCATCGCCCTCGGCACCCGGGAGCATGCCGACGCTGTCGCCGCCTTCCGCGCCCGGCGCTGA